The Brassica napus cultivar Da-Ae chromosome C1 unlocalized genomic scaffold, Da-Ae chrC01_Random_17, whole genome shotgun sequence DNA window TATGTTCCAATCATCCCATCTACTTAATTGGAAAGAAAGGAATAGGAAAATTTGcttcattctttcttttttaatgtgttaaattttattcacaaaaaccTCTTTATATCAAGTGCATCCTATGTTTAAAGATGGAACTCCGCTACTCGTTTACCACTCCTAATCTGTACTCTATTTACACTCTTGTAGCAAACCAAAACTGCAAATGCCTTCAAATCTCTTCCATCCATGTAGTTTTATTAAGCTGAGTTTGTTTCGCATACCTTTATCAACAAGCTTCATCAGAGCTTGAGTGGGCAGCGGTGGTTCTCCATGCATGCGCCTATTGCGTTCTCTCCATATCGCATAGACAGCGGCTTGGAAGGCGTATCGAGTACATAACAACTTGTATCTCTCCAGATTCCGATCAACAAGCAATATCTTAATACCAGTCCATTCTGCAGTGTATGAGTTCTGCAATATACCTTTGACTAGATGCTCCCAAACTTGAGCTGAGAAGGAACACTCGAAGAAAAGATGGTTCTGGGATTCTGGAGTGTTCTTGCATAAGACACAACTTGTGTCAATGCCTTGACTCCATTGAGAAACCCGATCCATGGTAGATAGTCTTCCCCTAGTTGCAAGCCAAGCCATGAAAGCAAACTTTGGGGTAGCCTGCGAGAACCATATACCTTTCGGCCAAAGAAGCAACAAAGTCTCTTGTATCAAAAATTTTGGTTTGTAGCCAGATGATCGTCTCCACATGTCGAAATCATCCTCTGCAGTGTTCAGTTGATCTCTAAAAGAGTCCAGGGCCCTTTCAATATCTTTCAGCATGCGCGAACGATGCCTCATTCTTCTTCGAGGAGTCGAAGGACATCCTCCACAGTGGCATCTCTTCTAATACCCAAGTCTATTAGACCTCTCTCTATCCCAGTACATCCATTAATACTCCTAGGTCAGACCATCGATCGTACCAAAATGAAGTATGTCTCCCATTGCCTACGGTCTTCATGTAGAAAGACTTAGCTACATCACGTAGCTTAAGCATTTTCTTCCACATCCAAGACCCTGCTTGAGTATTTCCATTTACTTCCCAAAAACTTCTCTTTCTAAGCAAGTTGTGCTTTATCCAGTCCCCCCAAAGAGACTTCCCTCAGAGCATTCTCCATATAAGCTTTAGATTGTAGACCAGATTAACTTCTTTAAGCGGTCTTATACCCAAACCTTCCTCGCTCTTAGTCAAGCAGATCTCTTTCCAAGCTTGTTTTACGCCTGTGGACTTGAGCTCCGGACCAGTCCATAAGAATGGAGAACAGAGCCGTTCTATTTCTTCCAGACATTTGTTTGGGAGTCTGAATGCAGAGGCCCAGAAGTTTACTATACTCATAAGCACATACTAGATCAGTTGCAACCTTCCGGCATAGGAGAGGAAGCGGCTAGTCCAAGTGTTTATTCTACCTCGAATTTTCTCAATGAGAGGGAGATAGTCTTGTTGCCGCATAACCTGTGTCATCAGTGGAAGACCCATGTAACTCATAGGTATTTACTTCATTCTCGACTACTGCTATCTCTATTTGCTCTGCAGTTGATAGACAAATAAGGGACTGGCTCCTCTCGATCCAGCCATCCATTCTTCAGTTCTTCTTCGCATGCACCCACCCTCCTTGACTCTCCTCGactcttctttatttttccCTCTGTTTCTTGTTGTGGGTGGTTtgtgtttttatgttttcgctCACTAAGCTGCACAGCATGTACTTTTGAAAGTGGTACGAAATTAAacatattaccaaaaaaaaagaaatatgagAACAcctttataataataatagaggAGTATATATTTCTGGTCAGGGATATATCTCCCTCAACAAAGATACAAAGATGCATTatccatcttatatattaaaacagaagtcacaactttaattcatgtgtgatttttttaaaaatggacctatTTCTAGAAAgttatgttacatttaatctttaatcttattatttaaattttagggcTACCAGAAACTTTTatggctatcaataattggatttaaacaatagatgatcaattagatttatagaaagtataaattaaaaagatataatTTAAC harbors:
- the LOC111210746 gene encoding uncharacterized protein LOC111210746, translating into MLKDIERALDSFRDQLNTAEDDFDMWRRSSGYKPKFLIQETLLLLWPKGIWFSQATPKFAFMAWLATRGRLSTMDRVSQWSQGIDTSCVLCKNTPESQNHLFFECSFSAQVWEHLVKGILQNSYTAEWTGIKILLVDRNLERYKLLCTRYAFQAAVYAIWRERNRRMHGEPPLPTQALMKLVDK